CCTTCTGTTCCAGCAATTCGGAGAGTATTTTGTACTGCAAAATCTTCTTCAGGGAGAATTTTTGTTGGTAGGATGGGTATAGGTTTCAAAACTGGACCTGCATAACTTTTTTGAGTGATTTGGCATTGCGTTGAAACCTAATCCTAGGTGTACACCAAGTTTGTTTCATTGGGGACTGTTGATGGTTGGATGTTGTTGAAGCTGCAGTAAGGTTGCTGTTGATTTAGGTCTGTGAGTGGATTGTGTAGGCATGAAGCTACAGGTGATATTGGTCTAACGGCGATGAAATGGGATTGTGCAGTAGTGCCACTTGTCAAAATGTTGACGTGTACAGAGTCCACATGACATATTCGAGTCCAGGTGTACCAAGTCCATGCTGACTTAGTCGAGTTAAATCAGTGACACAGACTTGAACGAACGATTcaaaggacttttaggtctttttagttacacttaacggtgctaactttccatccattacttttggtcaaaacttgcctagtctagcaataaataaaaaaagtggcctagatttgaaaagcaccaaaaaaacaggcctatttcTGTAAAAATCCCTTTTCTTTTTTGGTCTTGACACAATCCACAAGGTTtaagaaaacacccagaaccttagaagaaaaaccaaaaaaaaaaaaagactactgTCTGTAATAAACTTTCTATTCCTATCCTCTTCACGAAAATTATTCATCTCACTATCAAAACTGTCAGAACCAATGGTAAGAAATTTCACCATGTCCTTTATCAATGCCGAAGCCGATATTTCTGTTGCCGAGAGTCATTCGCCTCGGCACCAATAACAACTTGTTAGAACAAGGCATGGCCCAAACAATGATTCTTCCCTCAAAATGGGCACGGGCCGCGCGGCACTAACAATATGAGGCCACGATCGTGACCGTTAGATTCAATTCCCGAATCAACAAAAATTGAATTAAAAACTGAGACCCAAAAACCTCCGATGAACCTTAACCTCTCTCTATCCCTCTCTTCTCCGGTTTCAGCAGAAGAAGCAACAGCAGCCATGGGTGGAGTAGGAAGAGGTGGCGGACAAAAGAGAGGAAGAACACAGAGAAAACACTTTAAACAGACCAGAGAAAACGTTTGGAAGAAAACTAGATCTGATACTACTAACAACAATGATAATAACAATGGTGAAAATCATCAACCAGGGTGGGAATCTTTTGCTAATCAGAACTTAGCTTTTGAAGCTTATTACAAAGTAAGAAGAAACCCCTTTGATTGTTTTTTCTCTGATTCTTATTGATTCATAGATACAtggttttaatttttgatttgtttGGTTTATTAGGAACAAGGTATAGTGAAGGAGGAGGAATGGAAGGTGTTTATGGATGTTCTTCATAAACCATTGCCAGCTGCTTTCAGAATCAATTCTAGTTAATTTTAGTTTTGattcttgtttttagattgatttggggttGCTTTGATTTGTTAGTGTTTTCATGCAAGTTCAAATTAGGGTAGGGTTTAGACTTTGGATGAGTTAGTAAGTAGCATGTAAGGTTTAAGGATGAATCCCGAACATATGGAAGATTGACCTGTATACCCTCTCAACCAAAACAACAACTTGAACATGGTCAGACCTGTACGCCTTCTCAAGCTTGTGAATTATTAGCCGCAACTGACATGTTGTGTGATTCTGTGGCTTCTGTTGCCTTGTCATTCCACTACACTGAAATTAGAGCAATAATAGTCATATTGCTGATCCGTTCTGTTGTTAAAGGACcaaaatcttctatctctttgCTACATTGATAAAATCGAAAAGCTTTAGAAATCTCATCCAGATATCTCTGTATGAAGCGACACTACTTGTAAATTTGATGAATAGAACCTGCCTGAGTAGGAATGATTGAAGAATCAGGTATCTGTGATTTGTTAGGATCTGCTATACTTGTTTCACTTCTGTTGTTTTCTTTATTATGTTTCCTGTTTTGTCACTTTTCTTTAGCTGTTCAACAGCTTCATGTTTATGAATTTTCGTATCTTCATTCTCTTCCAAACGAtttatttcatcttcttcttccttcttctgatTATAGACCTCCGTAAATGAAGATACACTTCCTTTTGTTTCTTCACTATCTCTGCATAAGCCCTTTTCTGTTCGTCACTTATGTCCTGCAATCTTCGATATCTATATAACATTTATAAACAACATTATTTAAGCCAAACACGTAATAAGATTATGACAGTTGAAGACAATCAGAGGA
This is a stretch of genomic DNA from Papaver somniferum cultivar HN1 chromosome 1, ASM357369v1, whole genome shotgun sequence. It encodes these proteins:
- the LOC113312157 gene encoding tRNA (cytosine(34)-C(5))-methyltransferase-like, yielding MGGVGRGGGQKRGRTQRKHFKQTRENVWKKTRSDTTNNNDNNNGENHQPGWESFANQNLAFEAYYKEQGIVKEEEWKVFMDVLHKPLPAAFRINSS